From Candidatus Tectomicrobia bacterium:
CTGGTCCCCACTTTCCCGCCCGTGGAGTTCTGGCGCTTCCACGAGCACCCGACCCACGGCCGGCAGAACAGCGCCGTGAAGATGGCCATCCACCAGGGCACCCACCTCGACGCGCCCAACCATTTCTACGCGGACGGCGCCACCATCGACGAGATGCCCCTCGAAACCTTCTGCGGCCGCGCGGTCAAGCTCGACGTCCGGGCCACGACGAAGCCCGAGAGCCCCATCACCCGGGAGCACATCGAGCGCTCCCCCGGTTTCGACGCGAAGCGCCTCGAGGGCGCCATCGCCGTGAGCTGGAGCGGGTGGTCCAAGCGGGCCATCTTCACCCCGGACTACTTCCCCCGGAACCCCTACCTCGACCAGGAGGCCTGCGAATTCCTCTGCGCGTGCGGCATGAAGGCGCTCTGCATGGACCACCCCATCGACCCCGGCATGCGGCCCGGCGGCACCGCCCAGAAGGGGGACTCCCCCGGCCACCGGACGGTGCTGGGGCGGGGCATCCCGCTCATCGAGCACGTCGTCAACCTGGACAGCTTCCTGGAGAGGGAGTTCGAGATGTTCGCCTTCCCCCTCAAGCTCCACCGCATCGAGGGCGCCCCCGCCCGGGTGGTGGCCCGGGTGGGGTGATTCCATCCGGCGGAGAGGGGCCCGGCTGCCTCTCCCGCGCCGGGCGGCGCCCCGCCGATCCGGCCGGAAAACCCGCCTGGCGTCTCGAAAACCGGCCAGGAACCCCCGCCGTCTAATGAGCAAGGAAAAAACGGGGTATAATCCCCGCTCCCGGGAGGGGGCGCCGCCCTCTCCCCAGGAAAATGAGACCCATGCGACGCACCTTTTGGCTGATCTTGGCGGCTCTGCTCCTCGCGGGGGCGGCCTCCATCCCCCTCCTGGGCGCCCGCGGGGCCAGCGGCCCGGGCTTCCGCGTCGCGACGGTGGAGCGGGGCACCCTCACCGCCGCCGTCTCCGCCACCGGTACCCTGAACGCCGTCACGAGCGTCCTCGTGGGCTCCCAGGTTTCGGGCCGCATCGCGGAGCTGGCCGCCGACTTCAACACCCCGGTTCGCAAGGACCAGGTCATCGCCCGCATCGCCCCTGAGATATTCGAGGCCAAGGTGAACCAAGCCGCCGCCGAGCTCGAGGCGGCCAAGGCGTCCATCCTCAATCAGCGGGCTGCCCTCGAGCGCGCGCATGCCGACGTCCAGAACGCCAGGGCCGCGGCCGCGGCCGCGGCCGCCCAGACGGTCAAGTCGCGGGTCGGCCTCCTCGACG
This genomic window contains:
- a CDS encoding cyclase family protein; amino-acid sequence: MARLIDLTAPLGHPDLCLVPTFPPVEFWRFHEHPTHGRQNSAVKMAIHQGTHLDAPNHFYADGATIDEMPLETFCGRAVKLDVRATTKPESPITREHIERSPGFDAKRLEGAIAVSWSGWSKRAIFTPDYFPRNPYLDQEACEFLCACGMKALCMDHPIDPGMRPGGTAQKGDSPGHRTVLGRGIPLIEHVVNLDSFLEREFEMFAFPLKLHRIEGAPARVVARVG